Below is a genomic region from Leucobacter exalbidus.
GATTTCAACCAGTTCTTTGGCGCTGGCGACTCCAGCATAGAACGTCTCCTCGTACTCCGCTGGCGACACATCCCCGAGGTAGCCGTGTAGCCGTTCGGTGTTGTGCCAATGCACCCAACCAAGCGTCGCGAGCTTGAGATCATCGATGGTCCTCCAGGGCCCGTTCTTCACCGGTCCCCGCACCAATTCGACCTTGTAATACCCATTCACCGTTTCAGCGAGGGCATTGTCATAACTGTCGCCGACGGTCCCGATCGAGGGTGTCGCTCCAATCTCAGCGAGTCGTGAGTATTCGGTCTTCTGAGCAGCACCACTATTGCGGTTGAGCAGCACGTTGATGCCCTTCAATATTGCTTCGTGAGCAGCACCCAATATTTTTGTTGAGCAGCACTGTGGGACCCTCCTTCTGTCGCGCGCTGTTACCGCGCGACAGAAGGAGTCATTCTTGACAAGTAGCCCTTGATGGTACGGGTAGTCCACATACCCGGTACTCCTATTCTGGCGAGGGGGTACTGGCACCCAGTCGAAGACGCTGGATGCCAGGCCGCTCGCTCCTGCTACTCCCAGTGGTCCTCTTTCTTGCGTGCGCGTTCGGCGTGCAGGCTCCGCATATCGATAGTGCCCAGATCGATGCGGCGGGAGCCAGAGACGAGCCTGTTCACGATCGAGTCGGCCGCGACTCGGTCCGGGAGCGCTTCGAGCCAATAGCCCGGCCCCGACTGTGACGCGATAATCGTGGGCAGCCTCGTGTCTCTGTTCGCGAGGATTGTGAAGAGGTCATTCGCGGCGTCAGCATCAATACCGATGGTGAGGAAATCATCCAAAATAAGCACTTCAACGTTTGAGAGGTCGTTCAAGAGCTGCTGATGCTGGATGCTGTCACCCCTCGCGACGAGGAGGCGGCGGGCAAGGTCATCCATGCGAACGTAAGTCACCGAGTGTTCGGTGTGGCAGGCCGCGATCCCGATCGCGCACGCTAGATACGTTTTCCCGCCGCCGGTAGGTGACATGATCAGCACGTTCCTCGGGTCTTGCCGCCATGCGGCTGCCGCGTAACGTTGCATCCTGACTTTAGTGAGGCCA
It encodes:
- a CDS encoding ATP-binding protein, translating into MFSSEDHEKFRTLRITHVALQFEQLIADEANDHLTPEQLFQTAADLALGIRRENRVNGFIKKAGFPHPTASVAEIDYREGRGLTKVRMQRYAAAAWRQDPRNVLIMSPTGGGKTYLACAIGIAACHTEHSVTYVRMDDLARRLLVARGDSIQHQQLLNDLSNVEVLILDDFLTIGIDADAANDLFTILANRDTRLPTIIASQSGPGYWLEALPDRVAADSIVNRLVSGSRRIDLGTIDMRSLHAERARKKEDHWE